In a genomic window of Vigna angularis cultivar LongXiaoDou No.4 chromosome 6, ASM1680809v1, whole genome shotgun sequence:
- the LOC108341688 gene encoding disease resistance protein Roq1-like, producing MQLQWYEVLWAHVYSVPSKGYPVTRLEKVCSFGYGVGYWVQTGVAGGSRKGIHAFKDDKDLKKGQSIAPELLQAIEASGLSIWCLHEVGDTRNCAQTWARRVIPIFDDVDPLVVRKHSGCYDIAFAEHEYRFKENEGKMEEGKRWREGLTEVANLCGWDIFRPQYA from the coding sequence ATGCAGTTACAGTGGTATGAAGTTTTGTGGGCACATGTGTATTCGGTTCCCTCAAAGGGGTATCCGGTTACACGGCTAGAAAAAGTATGCAGTTTTGGTTATGGGGTGGGGTATTGGGTTCAAACGGGAGTAGCTGGTGGAAGCAGAAAAGGCATCCATGCCTTCAAAGAtgataaagatttaaaaaaaggTCAATCCATTGCACCCGAGCTACTGCAAGCCATTGAAGCCTCTGGACTTTCCATTTGGTGCTTGCACGAAGTGGGAGACACACGTAACTGCGCTCAAACATGGGCAAGACGTGTTATACCTATATTTGATGATGTTGATCCTTTGGTGGTTCGCAAACATAGTGGATGTTATGACATAGCATTTGCAGAACACGAATACAGATTCAAAGAAAATGAAGGCAAGATGGAGGAAGGTAAGAGATGGAGAGAAGGTCTCACGGAAGTGGCAAATCTCTGTGGTTGGGATATTTTCAGGCCACAATATGCGTAG
- the LOC108341687 gene encoding eukaryotic translation initiation factor 3 subunit D has translation MGKAFDVGAVPFNSDGWGPPETAAAGGSSNLPLNVPFAPFSRSDKLGRIADWTRNFNNPTRSKNPADSVFDFTNDDSFPASADDDASFRLVDGKPPPRPKFGPKWRFQQQRQLPQRRDEEVEARKREQEKERARRDRLYHMNRSNPNAPRREAAVFKSSVDIQPEWNMHDQIPFSTFSKLSFTVPEPEDLLLCGALEYYDRTYDRITPKNERRLERFKNRNFFKVTTTDDPVIRRLANEDKATVFATDTILSTLMCAPRSVYSWDIVVQRVGNKLFFDKRDGSQLDLLSVHETSQEPLPEAKDDINSAHSLSVEAAYINQNFSQQVLIRDGNKVTFDEANPFANEGEEVASVAYRYRRWKLDDDMYLVARCEVHSVVDVNKQRSFLTLNALNEFDPKYSGVDWRQKLETQRGAVLATELKNNANKLAKWTAQALLASADMMKLGYVSRIHPRDHFNHVILAVVGYKPRDFAAQINLNTANMWGIVKSIVDLCMKLNEGKYVLVKDPSKPQVRIYEVPADAFENDYVEEPLPEDEQAQPPAEGTEEAETGTTNDVEDKQIDVQA, from the coding sequence ATGGGAAAAGCATTCGACGTGGGAGCCGTTCCGTTCAACTCCGACGGCTGGGGACCACCGGAAACAGCGGCCGCCGGCGGTAGCAGCAACCTTCCTCTCAACGTTCCCTTTGCCCCCTTCTCCCGTTCTGACAAATTGGGCCGCATCGCCGACTGGACCCGCAATTTCAACAACCCGACCCGCTCCAAGAACCCCGCAGATTCCGTCTTCGACTTCACCAACGATGACTCCTTCCCGGCCTCCGCTGACGACGACGCCTCATTCCGCCTCGTCGATGGCAAGCCTCCACCGCGCCCCAAATTCGGCCCTAAGTGGCGTTTCCAGCAGCAGCGTCAGCTTCCGCAGCGCCGCGACGAGGAGGTCGAAGCCCGAAAACGCGAACAGGAGAAGGAACGCGCACGTCGCGATAGGCTATACCACATGAACCGCTCAAACCCTAATGCGCCGCGTCGTGAAGCCGCTGTTTTCAAATCCTCTGTGGATATCCAACCGGAATGGAACATGCACGACCAGATCCCCTTCTCCACGTTCTCTAAACTCTCCTTCACCGTTCCCGAGCCTGAAGACCTTCTCCTCTGTGGTGCTCTCGAATACTACGATCGTACCTACGATCGCATCACACCCAAAAACGAACGCCGCCTGGAACGTTTCAAGAATCGGAACTTCTTCAAGGTCACCACTACTGACGACCCTGTTATACGCAGACTCGCGAACGAGGACAAAGCCACTGTTTTTGCCACCGACACTATTCTCTCCACTCTCATGTGTGCCCCAAGGTCTGTATATTCGTGGGATATTGTCGTTCAGCGCGTTGGGAACAAGCTTTTCTTTGATAAGCGTGATGGGTCGCAGCTTGATTTGCTTTCCGTTCACGAGACCTCTCAGGAGCCACTGCCTGAGGCTAAGGATGATATTAACTCTGCTCATTCGTTGAGCGTTGAGGCTGCCTATATTAACCAGAACTTCTCGCAGCAGGTTCTGATCAGGGATGGGAACAAGGTTACTTTTGATGAGGCTAATCCTTTTGCTAACGAGGGTGAGGAGGTTGCTTCTGTGGCTTATAGGTATAGGAGGTGGAAGCTTGATGatgatatgtatcttgttgCGAGGTGTGAGGTGCACAGTGTGGTTGATGTGAATAAGCAGCGGTCGTTCCTTACTTTGAATGCTTTAAATGAGTTTGATCCTAAGTATTCGGGTGTGGATTGGAGGCAGAAGTTGGAGACTCAGAGGGGTGCCGTGTTGGCCACTGAGCTTAAAAACAATGCGAATAAGTTGGCTAAGTGGACTGCTCAGGCTCTTTTGGCTAGCGCGGATATGATGAAGTTGGGGTATGTGTCTAGGATTCATCCCCGTGATCATTTTAATCATGTGATTTTGGCTGTGGTAGGGTATAAGCCCAGGGACTTTGCAGCACAGATCAATTTGAATACTGCTAATATGTGGGGTATTGTGAAGTCTATAGTTGATTTGTGCATGAAATTGAACGAGGGAAAATATGTCCTTGTGAAGGATCCGTCCAAACCTCAAGTTAGGATCTATGAGGTTCCGGCTGATGCGTTTGAAAATGATTATGTGGAGGAGCCACTTCCGGAGGATGAACAAGCTCAGCCTCCGGCGGAGGGTACTGAGGAGGCAGAAACTGGTACCACCAATGATGTGGAAGATAAGCAGATAGACGTTCAAGCTTGA